The Microbacterium sp. LKL04 sequence GCCTTGAAGCGGAGAGTCTTGGCCTGGTCGCCTCGCCGAGCTTGCACATGCCACTAGGAACGACTAACGAGGCGCAAGTGGGTCAGATTGCCGAGCAGTTCGAGCGCGCCTGGAACCACCCCACGGCAGCCGTAACCGCGCGCGAGGACTTCTTTGCAGCGGCACGTGCACTGTATGAGAATCGTGCTCCAGAGTCTCTCTATCTCCGCATCCTGACGTCCCTCTTCAGCGACTTCGTCGACGAGTCGGGTGAAGAGTCCGAGCGGCGTGGCCTCACCGGCTTCTACGACACCGAAGTGTGGAAAAAGCTCTACAAGTTCCAGCGGGACGGAGTTCTCGGCGCGATTGAGAAGCTCGAGCGCCACAACGGCTGCATCATCGCGGACAGCGTCGGCCTCGGAAAGACGTTCGAGGCGCTCGCCGTAATCAAGTACTACGAACTCCGTAACGACCGTGTGTTGGTCCTCGCCCCCAAGCGCCTACGAGAGAACTGGACGCTCTACCGCGCCAATGACGCTCGCAACCCACTGGTCGCCGACCGCTTCAACTTCGACGTTCTAAACCACACGGACCTGTCTCGCGAAGCCGGCATGAGCGGGGATATCGACCTTGCCCACCTGGAGTGGGGTAACTACGACCTCGTGGTGATCGACGAGTCGCACAACTTCCGGAACAACCCCCAGAGAGACGACCGCACCACGCGCTACGAACGGATGATGAATGCGGTCATCAAGTCCGGCGTGCGCACCAAGGTGCTCATGTTGTCGGCGACCCCGGTCAACACTCGCCTCGCTGACCTGCGCAACCAGGTCCTTTTTGCGACCGAGGGCGACGACCGGGCACTCGCGCGCGAAGGTGTAAAGGACATCGGCCAGACCCTGCGTCAAGCGCAGACGCGCTTCAACGCGTGGCAGAAGATCCCCGACGAGCAGCGCACCGCGAAATCTCTCGTCGGGATGCTGGGCATGGACTACATCCGGCTACTGGATCTGCTCACGATCGCTCGCTCCCGTAAGCACATCGAGAAGTACTACGGCGTCGAGGACACGGGCAAATTCCCGGAGCGGCTTGCTCCGATCAACCTCGCACCAGGCATCGATCTCGACGGCACCATGATCTCGCTGGACGTGATCAACCGAGCAATCCTGCGGCTCACCCTCGCTGCCTACAAACCCACCAGCTACGTGCGCGACGGACTCAAGGAGAAGTACGCAGAGGTATACGACCGTTCGCTCCGCACCGGTGGCGCCCGCAAGTGGGTGCAGACGGACCGTGAGAACAATGTGGTGCACCTCTTACGAGTCGGCCTGCTGAAGCGACTCGAGTCCTCGGTGAAGTCGTTCGGCCTAACGCTCGGAAAGATCCTCGACACGGTTGATGCGTCGATCGAGCGTCTGAACGAGTTTGAGGTCGACGGAGCGCAGGGTACGTCTATTCGGGACGAGGGTGCGGCCTCGAACCTCGGGCTCGACGACCCTGACCTGGACGATGCGGTGGGCAGCAACGTCCAGGTGTATCTCCAGGACATGAACCGCAGTGGTTGGCGGCAGGACCTGGAAGCCGACCGCGAGACCGTCGCCACGCTCCTCGCTGAAGTGACCAAGGTGGACGCTTCCCGCGACGCGAAATTGGCCGAACTCAAGAGGTTCCTTCGCAACAAGGCAGAGAATCCGACGAACGCGGGCAATCGCAAGGTGTTGGTCTTCACCGCATTCAGCGACACGGCCCAGTACCTCTATGAGCATGTGGGGCAGTGGGCCCGCCGTGAGCTCGGCGTCAATGTCGCCCTCATCACGGGCCAGTCGACGAAGAGCACCGTCACAGGTCAGCGCCAGGACATGCACGTCGTGCTGACCGCGTTCTCACCGATCTCCAAGGGCGGCGACCCCGACGGCGACGCCATCGACATCGTCATCGCGACCGACGCGATCTCTGAAGGGCAGAACCTTCAGGACTGCGACACCGTCGTCAACTACGACATCCATTGGAACCCAGTCCGCATCGTGCAGCGATTCGGACGCGTCGATCGCCTCAGCTCGTCGAACGCGTCGGTCCAACTCGTGAACTTCTGGCCCACGGATGACCTGGACTCCTATATCAACCTCGAGGGCCGCGTCTCAAGCCGGATGAAGCTCCTCGACGTGTCCGCGACCGGCGAGGAGAACGTGCTCGACTCGTCGGACATGAACGACCTCGACTACCGGCGCCACCAGCTTGAGCAGCTCCAGAAGGCTGCGCCGACGATGGAGGACCTCGCCGGTGGATTGTCGATCACCGACCTCACGCTGTCCGACTTCCGCATGGATGCCTCATCGCGGCCCAGAGCGGAACTCCAGCGGATCGACGAGTGGCCGCTGGCACTCTTCGGTGTCGCGAGGTTCGACGCAGCACTTGAGTCTGACGGGCTCGCTTCCGGGGCCGTCTTCCTCCTTCGCGTCAGAGACGATGCGTTCGGCTTCTCGCAGGCATATCCGCTCGCACCCTACGTGCTCGCCTTCGTTCGGGACGATGGAACGCTCGCCCACGCAATCGAGGAGCCGAAGCTCGCGCTCGACGTCCTTCGCAGGCATGCCCTAGATCGCACCAAGCCGGACGATGCGGCGATCGCCGACTTCGAAGCAGCGACCGGGCGCGGTCGCGACATGAACCACTATCGGAGTCTGCTGAGCGTTGCAGTGGAAGCTGCCTCAGGCCACGCCGAGCAGACGCTAGCCGCCTCCATCTTCTCCACCGCCCCGTCCTTGCTTGGCTCCGACGCGACGACGCCTGGCCTGGAATCGGTGGACGTCGTGGCATGGATGGCGATCATTCCGTGACTTCTGGGTCAGTCGACTTCGTCGAAGTACTTGGGCTTCCTGAACGTGCGCGCGAGACGCATCGACTCACCAAGAAGGACATCGTTGAGCAGTGGGAGCACACAGCCCCTGCCGACGCCCGACTCCTCAGGCGGGCGATCAGCTCGGCAAGGATCGTGGGCGTACTGAGCCCCGCGACGACCGGTGTGCCTGCCGTCCGCGACGCAGATCGCCCTGTGGACATGATCCCGGTGCTCGAGGTGCGGATCGCCGGCGACGTCACGGCGAAGGACGAGCGCCGCGCCGCCGAGCTACTGCACCGCGCGATCCCTCGGCCAGCCGTCATTACGCTGTCCTCGCCCGAAGGAGGACCCGTTCTTTCGCTTGCCCTAACTCGGCTCAGCAAGACCGACGTAGGTAGGTCGGTCGTGGAGGAGCACCTGACGGTACCGATCGACGGGATCGCGGCGGCGTCTATACACGTAGGCGAACTCGACCGCACCGACCTTGGCTCGCTTTACCGGGATGTGGTGCGACGAGCGGCCGCCGACGGGCACCCCGCTCCTAGCCTGCGCGACGCCGCTGAGGCGGTGGAACTCCGGCACAGACTTGTGGGTCTCGACGAGGATCTTCAATCCGCCATGCGCAGCGCAACGCGCGAGAAGTCGATGCAGCGGCGTATTGAGCACAATGGCGAGGCACGCGACCTT is a genomic window containing:
- a CDS encoding helicase-related protein, which encodes METEDGRLLDALRSHLASAASLDSLSESFSVFVHEALKDDLAEVDARLLLWRDSLTHHPLNGLEEENLLRARLDQHRVAREFVAWAERKLEVRSLTKRTRDTSTIVRGASPLAVQGAGLEAESLGLVASPSLHMPLGTTNEAQVGQIAEQFERAWNHPTAAVTAREDFFAAARALYENRAPESLYLRILTSLFSDFVDESGEESERRGLTGFYDTEVWKKLYKFQRDGVLGAIEKLERHNGCIIADSVGLGKTFEALAVIKYYELRNDRVLVLAPKRLRENWTLYRANDARNPLVADRFNFDVLNHTDLSREAGMSGDIDLAHLEWGNYDLVVIDESHNFRNNPQRDDRTTRYERMMNAVIKSGVRTKVLMLSATPVNTRLADLRNQVLFATEGDDRALAREGVKDIGQTLRQAQTRFNAWQKIPDEQRTAKSLVGMLGMDYIRLLDLLTIARSRKHIEKYYGVEDTGKFPERLAPINLAPGIDLDGTMISLDVINRAILRLTLAAYKPTSYVRDGLKEKYAEVYDRSLRTGGARKWVQTDRENNVVHLLRVGLLKRLESSVKSFGLTLGKILDTVDASIERLNEFEVDGAQGTSIRDEGAASNLGLDDPDLDDAVGSNVQVYLQDMNRSGWRQDLEADRETVATLLAEVTKVDASRDAKLAELKRFLRNKAENPTNAGNRKVLVFTAFSDTAQYLYEHVGQWARRELGVNVALITGQSTKSTVTGQRQDMHVVLTAFSPISKGGDPDGDAIDIVIATDAISEGQNLQDCDTVVNYDIHWNPVRIVQRFGRVDRLSSSNASVQLVNFWPTDDLDSYINLEGRVSSRMKLLDVSATGEENVLDSSDMNDLDYRRHQLEQLQKAAPTMEDLAGGLSITDLTLSDFRMDASSRPRAELQRIDEWPLALFGVARFDAALESDGLASGAVFLLRVRDDAFGFSQAYPLAPYVLAFVRDDGTLAHAIEEPKLALDVLRRHALDRTKPDDAAIADFEAATGRGRDMNHYRSLLSVAVEAASGHAEQTLAASIFSTAPSLLGSDATTPGLESVDVVAWMAIIP
- a CDS encoding DUF4391 domain-containing protein, encoding MTSGSVDFVEVLGLPERARETHRLTKKDIVEQWEHTAPADARLLRRAISSARIVGVLSPATTGVPAVRDADRPVDMIPVLEVRIAGDVTAKDERRAAELLHRAIPRPAVITLSSPEGGPVLSLALTRLSKTDVGRSVVEEHLTVPIDGIAAASIHVGELDRTDLGSLYRDVVRRAAADGHPAPSLRDAAEAVELRHRLVGLDEDLQSAMRSATREKSMQRRIEHNGEARDLRDRIAQTRHALYGEPSVRTRTSEDPKLGP